One segment of Xanthomonas oryzae pv. oryzae DNA contains the following:
- the purD gene encoding phosphoribosylamine--glycine ligase → MKILVIGSGGREHALAWKIAQSAHVSEVLVAPGNAGTATEAKCRNVAVKVNDLEGLLALAQREAVALTVVGPEVPLVLGVVDRFHAAGLRIFGPTAKAAQLEGSKAFAKDFLARHGIPTAYYAVHTDVDAALAYVREKGAPIVVKADGLAAGKGVIVATTLAEAEDAVRDMLSGNAFGDAGARVVIEEFLDGEEASFISMVDGTHALPMATSQDHKRVGDGDTGPNTGGMGAYSPAPVVTPEVHARVMREVVEPTVQGMIADGVPFTGFLYAGLMIDAHGAPKVIEFNVRFGDPETQPVMLRLQSDLVDLLNAAIDGKLDSAQAQWDPRPSLGVVIAAKPYPETPVTGEVITGLDAVPASAKVFHAGTALNAAGEVVSAGGRVLCVAALGDSVHDAQRTAYAGLQPIHWPSAFQRSDIGWRAIARERDQ, encoded by the coding sequence ATGAAAATCCTCGTCATCGGCTCCGGCGGCCGTGAACACGCGCTGGCCTGGAAGATCGCGCAATCGGCGCACGTGAGCGAAGTGTTGGTCGCACCGGGCAATGCCGGCACCGCCACCGAAGCCAAGTGCCGCAATGTGGCGGTCAAGGTCAATGATCTGGAAGGCCTGCTCGCGCTGGCGCAGCGCGAAGCCGTTGCGCTCACCGTGGTCGGCCCGGAAGTACCGCTGGTGCTGGGCGTGGTCGACCGCTTCCATGCGGCCGGCCTGCGCATCTTCGGGCCCACCGCCAAGGCCGCGCAGCTGGAAGGCAGCAAGGCCTTCGCCAAGGATTTCCTTGCCCGCCATGGCATTCCCACCGCGTATTACGCGGTGCATACGGACGTGGACGCCGCGCTTGCCTATGTGCGCGAGAAAGGCGCACCGATCGTGGTCAAGGCCGATGGCCTGGCCGCCGGCAAGGGCGTGATCGTGGCAACGACCTTGGCCGAAGCCGAAGACGCGGTGCGCGACATGCTGTCGGGCAATGCGTTCGGCGACGCCGGCGCACGCGTGGTCATCGAAGAATTTCTCGACGGCGAAGAAGCCAGCTTCATCTCGATGGTCGATGGCACCCACGCCTTGCCGATGGCCACCAGCCAGGACCACAAGCGTGTCGGCGACGGCGACACCGGCCCAAACACCGGCGGCATGGGCGCCTATTCACCGGCCCCGGTCGTCACACCCGAGGTGCATGCGCGGGTAATGCGCGAGGTGGTCGAGCCGACCGTGCAGGGCATGATTGCCGACGGCGTGCCGTTCACCGGGTTTCTCTATGCCGGGCTGATGATCGATGCGCATGGCGCGCCCAAGGTGATCGAATTCAACGTGCGCTTCGGCGACCCGGAAACCCAGCCTGTGATGCTGCGGCTGCAGTCGGACCTGGTCGATCTGCTCAACGCAGCCATCGACGGCAAGCTCGACAGCGCGCAGGCGCAGTGGGATCCGCGCCCGTCGCTGGGGGTGGTCATCGCCGCCAAGCCCTACCCGGAAACCCCGGTCACCGGCGAAGTCATCACCGGCCTGGATGCGGTGCCGGCCAGCGCCAAGGTGTTCCACGCCGGCACGGCGTTGAACGCCGCCGGCGAAGTGGTCAGCGCCGGTGGTCGCGTGCTGTGCGTGGCGGCCTTGGGCGACAGCGTGCACGACGCCCAGCGCACCGCCTACGCCGGCCTGCAGCCGATCCACTGGCCCAGCGCGTTCCAGCGCAGCGATATCGGCTGGCGTGCGATTGCCCGCGAGCGCGACCAGTAA
- a CDS encoding AAA family ATPase gives MKIESIRLRNFKAFRDVHLKDMPSFLVVVGANGSGKSTLFDVFGFLHDCLKGNVRQALDKRGRFREVLSRGCDPTVDSILIELQYRMEITGVERLVTYSIEIGEENGAPIVQRELLRYKRGRYGSPYHFLNFSKGEGYAITNEEDFKKPDEELDRESQKVAPDTLAIKGLGQFERFKAANAFRQLIENWHVSDFHINAARGRKEATGDSEHLSESGDNLPLVAQYMNERHQQVFRRILDIMARRVPGVASVEPKLMDDGYLTLRFQDGSFKTPFLDRYVSDGTIKMFAYLVLLYDPSPHPLLCVEEPENQLYPQLMTELAEEFRMYAARGGQVLVSTHSPDFLNSAELDEACWLVKRNGCTEVHRARDNQQISSYVKEGDQLGYLWKQGFFDGVDPQ, from the coding sequence ATGAAGATTGAATCAATCCGGCTAAGGAACTTCAAGGCATTCCGCGATGTGCACTTGAAGGACATGCCTTCGTTTCTCGTCGTCGTTGGCGCCAATGGATCGGGCAAGAGCACGTTGTTCGATGTATTCGGCTTTCTCCATGACTGCCTCAAGGGAAACGTCCGGCAAGCACTGGACAAGCGGGGACGATTCCGGGAGGTTCTCAGCCGCGGGTGTGATCCTACAGTTGATTCCATTCTGATCGAACTCCAATACCGAATGGAAATAACTGGCGTAGAGCGGCTGGTGACCTACTCAATCGAGATTGGCGAAGAGAATGGCGCTCCCATCGTGCAAAGGGAGCTATTACGCTACAAACGTGGGCGCTATGGCAGCCCCTATCATTTCTTGAATTTCTCCAAAGGTGAAGGTTATGCAATCACCAACGAAGAGGACTTCAAGAAACCCGACGAGGAACTGGACAGAGAGAGTCAAAAAGTCGCTCCTGATACGCTAGCGATCAAAGGACTGGGACAATTCGAGCGTTTCAAGGCTGCCAACGCCTTCCGACAATTAATCGAGAACTGGCACGTCTCTGATTTTCACATCAATGCGGCGAGAGGGCGCAAGGAAGCCACCGGTGATTCTGAACACTTGTCGGAAAGCGGCGACAACTTACCGCTAGTTGCTCAATACATGAATGAACGCCATCAGCAAGTATTTCGGCGCATCCTCGACATCATGGCGCGACGCGTTCCCGGAGTGGCCTCAGTTGAACCTAAACTAATGGACGATGGTTATCTGACCCTACGGTTCCAGGACGGTTCGTTCAAGACACCTTTCCTTGACCGATATGTTTCTGACGGCACGATCAAGATGTTCGCCTACTTGGTACTTCTTTACGACCCCTCTCCTCATCCGCTACTTTGCGTCGAAGAACCGGAAAACCAACTTTACCCGCAACTCATGACCGAACTTGCGGAAGAATTCCGCATGTATGCTGCACGTGGCGGTCAGGTGCTGGTATCTACTCACTCGCCTGATTTCCTGAATTCTGCCGAGCTCGACGAGGCGTGCTGGCTGGTAAAGCGAAATGGGTGCACCGAAGTTCATCGCGCGCGGGATAACCAACAAATTTCCAGCTATGTCAAGGAGGGCGACCAACTTGGTTATCTGTGGAAACAGGGATTCTTCGACGGAGTCGATCCGCAATGA
- a CDS encoding DUF4276 family protein, producing the protein MSNDIQYRLIAFEGKQDLEKQLERRIRGYQNSLARFVILRDLDSHPDCRAVKKNLLGICRLSGKIQFCLVRIACTELETFYLADLAAVGMALQMSRLASHQNNRKFRSPDAIGNPSKELKLITGNRYQKVAGSREIGKYLQLDNARSASFRNLVTGVRRMETELLAIPV; encoded by the coding sequence TTGTCAAATGACATCCAATATCGGCTTATCGCTTTCGAAGGCAAGCAAGACTTGGAAAAACAACTAGAACGTCGTATCCGCGGTTATCAGAATTCATTAGCTCGATTCGTCATACTGAGAGATCTGGACAGCCATCCCGACTGTCGAGCGGTCAAAAAAAATCTACTGGGAATTTGCAGACTTTCTGGAAAGATTCAATTCTGCCTTGTGAGAATCGCGTGCACCGAGCTTGAGACTTTCTACCTCGCAGACCTCGCGGCGGTCGGCATGGCTCTACAGATGAGCAGGCTTGCCTCTCACCAGAACAATCGCAAGTTCCGATCCCCAGATGCTATTGGCAATCCAAGTAAAGAGCTTAAGTTAATAACAGGTAACCGGTATCAAAAGGTGGCTGGCTCGCGGGAGATCGGAAAGTACCTTCAATTGGACAATGCTCGCTCTGCAAGCTTTCGCAACCTGGTGACGGGCGTCAGACGAATGGAAACGGAACTGCTGGCTATTCCGGTATGA